Proteins encoded together in one Streptomyces sp. NBC_01216 window:
- a CDS encoding sulfotransferase, with amino-acid sequence MTPSPIILLGGQRCGTTALAYALNLAFHHAGGHFTVNGKLPYLLHRWLTRADLADRHLRTDEILHALDRRPPDGAGADHWRTRVEHGLRAAAREVAEGTAGDDPVALARRILAESGGDLPFWGDKYNEYLLHLPWLDAVLPRARYVLLIRHPEEAARSMLRWTGDRPWLPVTREAALAKWTAWNTHGLDLAARTPGDRLLVIEYQALCRGEETARLSEFTGLDLTHALRGLCPRTPAVTDDDLPPATAEVWRALRDAATPTPAADSPAPATTTP; translated from the coding sequence ATGACCCCCTCACCGATCATCCTGCTCGGCGGTCAGCGCTGCGGCACGACCGCCCTCGCCTACGCCCTGAACCTGGCGTTCCACCACGCCGGCGGCCACTTCACCGTCAACGGCAAACTGCCCTATCTGCTGCACCGCTGGCTCACCCGCGCGGACCTGGCCGACCGCCACCTGCGGACCGACGAGATCCTTCACGCCCTGGACCGACGGCCGCCGGACGGCGCCGGCGCGGACCACTGGCGCACCCGTGTCGAACACGGTCTGCGCGCCGCCGCCCGCGAGGTGGCGGAAGGCACGGCGGGCGACGACCCCGTCGCGCTCGCCCGGCGCATCCTCGCCGAGAGCGGCGGAGACCTGCCGTTCTGGGGCGACAAGTACAACGAGTACCTGCTGCACCTGCCCTGGCTCGACGCCGTTCTGCCCCGGGCGCGCTACGTCCTGCTGATACGCCACCCCGAGGAGGCCGCCCGTTCCATGCTGCGGTGGACCGGTGACCGCCCCTGGCTGCCGGTGACCCGCGAGGCGGCACTCGCCAAGTGGACCGCGTGGAACACCCACGGTCTCGACCTCGCGGCGCGGACTCCGGGGGACCGGCTGCTGGTGATCGAGTACCAGGCCCTGTGCCGGGGAGAGGAGACCGCGCGCCTCTCGGAGTTCACCGGACTCGACCTCACGCACGCGCTGCGGGGCCTGTGCCCCCGCACCCCCGCCGTCACGGACGACGACCTTCCGCCGGCGACGGCGGAGGTCTGGCGGGCGCTGCGTGACGCCGCGACCCCCACACCCGCCGCCGATTCCCCCGCTCCCGCCACGACGACCCCCTGA
- a CDS encoding ATP-grasp domain-containing protein produces MIPLSSQPSAARVLVLGGKAGIVRKAAELGFEVVHVQKPSAFDPDVVAHCAQLLLVDYQDVPTVTALVRALHEQQPFSRVFTQTEAAQAVAGHLTDTLGLPGNGARTTRLLHDKPALRALLNERGIGPVATLTDPGHEELRDFVATHGAAVLKPTMGSGSLGVRKIHSVDEVAAAWAWREEFGLDAFMVEQLLVGRELSVESFSARGRHRIVAITGKDTGGGVVELGHTVPASLGDDERRSVGEQVTALLDAVGLTDGPAHTEVVLTADGPRVIESHSRRGGDRINDLVRLVHGVDLEEATYRLAREADPLPADCPARGAAAIRFLVAEPGQVTAVTGVADAESAEGVVQVDVRVSAGDTVHELRWSEDRCGYVMAYAADTRTAERLAREAAARIAITTTPVADTSPATLGDLLGEVDEVLNPFATTTP; encoded by the coding sequence GTGATCCCCCTGTCCTCCCAGCCCTCCGCAGCCCGCGTCCTCGTCCTCGGCGGCAAGGCCGGCATCGTCCGCAAGGCCGCCGAACTCGGTTTCGAGGTGGTGCACGTCCAGAAGCCGTCGGCGTTCGACCCCGACGTCGTGGCGCACTGCGCCCAGCTGCTGCTGGTGGACTACCAGGACGTGCCGACCGTCACCGCCCTGGTCCGCGCGCTCCATGAGCAGCAGCCCTTCTCCAGGGTGTTCACCCAGACCGAAGCCGCCCAGGCGGTGGCCGGGCATCTCACCGACACGCTGGGTCTGCCGGGCAACGGCGCCCGCACGACCCGGCTCCTGCACGACAAGCCCGCCCTGCGGGCCCTGCTCAACGAACGGGGCATCGGCCCCGTCGCCACCCTCACCGACCCGGGCCACGAGGAGCTGCGCGACTTCGTGGCCACGCACGGCGCGGCCGTGCTCAAGCCGACCATGGGCTCCGGCAGCCTCGGCGTACGCAAGATCCACTCGGTCGACGAGGTCGCGGCCGCCTGGGCCTGGCGGGAGGAGTTCGGCCTCGACGCGTTCATGGTCGAGCAGCTCCTCGTCGGCCGGGAGCTGAGCGTGGAGAGCTTCTCCGCGCGGGGCCGGCACCGGATCGTCGCGATCACCGGCAAGGACACCGGAGGCGGTGTGGTGGAACTCGGCCACACCGTCCCCGCCTCGCTCGGCGACGACGAGCGGCGCTCCGTCGGCGAGCAGGTGACCGCACTCCTCGACGCCGTCGGTCTCACCGACGGACCCGCCCACACCGAGGTCGTCCTCACCGCCGACGGGCCCCGGGTCATCGAGTCGCACAGCCGCCGGGGTGGCGACCGCATCAACGACCTGGTGCGGCTGGTCCACGGCGTCGACCTGGAGGAGGCCACCTACCGGCTCGCCCGGGAGGCCGACCCGCTGCCCGCCGACTGTCCGGCCCGTGGCGCGGCGGCGATCCGTTTCCTGGTCGCCGAACCCGGCCAGGTCACGGCCGTGACCGGCGTCGCGGACGCCGAATCGGCCGAGGGCGTGGTCCAGGTCGACGTGCGGGTGTCGGCCGGCGACACCGTGCACGAGCTGCGCTGGTCGGAGGACCGGTGCGGATACGTGATGGCGTACGCGGCGGACACCCGGACCGCCGAGCGGCTGGCCCGGGAGGCCGCCGCCCGCATCGCGATCACCACGACCCCGGTCGCCGACACCTCCCCGGCCACCCTCGGCGACCTGCTCGGCGAGGTGGACGAGGTGCTGAACCCCTTCGCCACGACGACGCCGTGA
- a CDS encoding glycosyltransferase family 2 protein, with amino-acid sequence MSTAEHIPPHVGADTEDRAPARRRKRVSVVVATRNRPADIRELLQATAVCDTGVVHEVVLVDDASEVPLRVDAAPYPFEVRLIRNPRQRGAAASRNLAAREATGDVLAFLDDDARPLPDWFHVLDTALTEDRAAITGRVLPFDSGVVARARQYRYELRYAQHAADSPVTFFAGGNSAVWTESFLAADGFPDVVTASDNGLVERLSAGGGRVHFAPALRVAHRNSKGAGIAFREAWRAGRLAPRSTPAAALRRFTASARIQPWSDDPAAAGLNLGLQAANSLATALPVG; translated from the coding sequence ATGAGTACGGCAGAGCACATACCGCCGCACGTCGGAGCTGACACCGAGGACCGGGCGCCGGCCCGGAGGCGCAAGCGGGTGTCGGTCGTCGTCGCCACCCGCAACCGGCCCGCCGACATCCGGGAGCTGCTCCAGGCGACCGCTGTCTGCGACACGGGCGTGGTCCACGAGGTCGTTCTCGTCGACGACGCCTCCGAGGTGCCCCTGCGGGTCGACGCGGCGCCGTACCCCTTCGAGGTACGGCTGATCCGCAATCCGCGACAGCGGGGCGCCGCCGCCAGTCGCAACCTGGCCGCCCGGGAGGCGACCGGTGACGTCCTGGCCTTCCTGGACGACGACGCCCGGCCGCTGCCGGACTGGTTCCACGTCCTCGACACCGCTCTGACCGAGGACCGGGCGGCGATCACCGGCCGCGTCCTGCCCTTCGACAGCGGAGTGGTGGCCCGCGCGCGTCAGTACCGCTACGAGCTGCGCTACGCCCAGCACGCCGCGGACAGCCCGGTCACCTTCTTCGCCGGCGGCAACTCCGCCGTGTGGACGGAGTCGTTCCTGGCGGCCGACGGCTTCCCGGACGTCGTCACCGCGAGCGACAACGGGCTCGTCGAACGGCTGTCGGCAGGGGGCGGCCGGGTCCATTTCGCCCCGGCCCTCCGGGTGGCGCACCGCAACAGCAAAGGCGCGGGCATCGCCTTCCGCGAGGCATGGCGGGCCGGCCGGCTGGCGCCCCGCAGCACCCCCGCCGCCGCCTTGCGCCGGTTCACCGCCAGCGCCCGGATCCAGCCCTGGTCCGACGATCCCGCCGCCGCGGGTCTCAACCTCGGCCTGCAGGCGGCGAACTCACTGGCCACCGCGCTTCCGGTGGGCTGA
- the cysC gene encoding adenylyl-sulfate kinase: MASARGPEAVGGPGPTGPGATVWLTGLPSAGKTTIAHELAGRLRGAGHRVEVLDGDEIRTFLSAGLGFGRADRDTNVQRIGFVAEALARNGVVVLVPVIAPYEDSRRAVRERHDRGGTAYLEVHVAAPVEVCSVRDVKGLYARQAAGEISGLTGVDDPYEEPRDPDLRIESHNQTVQESAAALHALLTERSLA, encoded by the coding sequence GTGGCGAGCGCACGAGGCCCCGAGGCCGTCGGGGGGCCCGGCCCCACGGGGCCGGGTGCGACGGTCTGGCTGACCGGTCTGCCGAGCGCGGGCAAGACGACCATCGCCCACGAACTCGCGGGACGGTTGCGGGGTGCGGGCCATCGGGTCGAGGTGCTGGACGGCGACGAGATCCGCACGTTCCTCTCCGCGGGGCTCGGCTTCGGCCGCGCGGACCGGGACACCAACGTCCAGCGGATCGGCTTCGTGGCGGAGGCCCTGGCCCGCAACGGGGTCGTCGTCCTGGTGCCTGTGATCGCTCCGTACGAGGACAGCCGGCGTGCGGTCCGGGAGCGCCACGACCGCGGCGGCACCGCGTACCTGGAAGTGCATGTCGCGGCGCCGGTGGAGGTGTGTTCGGTGCGTGATGTGAAGGGGCTGTACGCCCGGCAGGCGGCGGGTGAGATCAGTGGTCTCACCGGGGTCGACGACCCCTACGAGGAGCCGCGCGATCCCGATCTGCGGATCGAGTCCCACAACCAGACCGTGCAGGAGTCAGCGGCGGCGCTGCACGCGCTGCTCACCGAGAGGAGCCTGGCATGA
- the cysD gene encoding sulfate adenylyltransferase subunit CysD, with the protein MTVTVAESSGVPRRGASGGDAFALSHLDSLESEAVHIFREVAGEFERPVILFSGGKDSIVMLHLALKAFAPAPVPFTLLHVDTGHNFPEVLEYRDRTVAAHGLRLYVASVQDYIDDGRLRERPDGTRNPLQTVPLTEAIRQHRFDAVFGGGRRDEEKARAKERVFSLRDEFSQWDPRRQRPELWQLYNGRHAPGEHVRVFPLSNWTELDVWQYIQREDIALPRIYFAHEREVFARDGMWLAPGAWGGPRDGERVEKRLVRYRTVGDMSCTGAVDSDATTLDAVIAEIAASRLTERGATRADDKMSEAAMEDRKREGYF; encoded by the coding sequence ATGACCGTGACCGTGGCGGAGTCCTCCGGCGTCCCTCGTCGAGGCGCGTCGGGGGGTGATGCCTTCGCCCTGTCGCATCTCGACTCGCTGGAGTCGGAGGCGGTGCACATCTTCCGTGAGGTGGCGGGTGAGTTCGAGCGGCCGGTGATCCTGTTCTCCGGTGGTAAGGACTCGATCGTGATGCTGCATCTGGCGTTGAAGGCGTTCGCGCCGGCGCCGGTGCCGTTCACGTTGCTGCATGTGGACACCGGGCACAACTTTCCCGAGGTGCTGGAGTACCGGGACCGGACGGTCGCCGCGCACGGGCTGCGGTTGTATGTCGCCTCCGTGCAGGACTACATCGACGACGGCCGGTTGCGGGAGCGCCCGGACGGGACGCGTAACCCGTTGCAGACGGTGCCGTTGACGGAGGCGATCCGTCAGCACCGGTTCGACGCGGTGTTCGGTGGCGGCCGGCGTGACGAGGAGAAGGCGCGGGCCAAGGAGCGGGTGTTCTCCCTGCGCGACGAGTTCTCGCAGTGGGACCCGCGTCGTCAGCGGCCCGAGCTGTGGCAGCTGTACAACGGGCGGCACGCGCCGGGTGAGCACGTGCGGGTGTTCCCGTTGTCGAACTGGACCGAGCTGGACGTGTGGCAGTACATCCAGCGCGAGGACATCGCCCTGCCCCGGATCTACTTCGCGCACGAGCGGGAGGTCTTCGCCCGTGACGGGATGTGGCTGGCCCCCGGAGCGTGGGGCGGTCCGAGGGACGGCGAGCGGGTGGAGAAGCGGCTGGTGCGCTACCGCACCGTCGGCGACATGTCCTGCACCGGCGCCGTCGACTCCGACGCCACCACCCTGGACGCCGTGATCGCCGAGATCGCCGCCTCCCGCCTCACCGAACGCGGCGCCACCCGCGCCGACGACAAGATGTCCGAGGCCGCGATGGAAGACCGCAAACGCGAAGGGTACTTCTAG
- a CDS encoding sulfate adenylyltransferase subunit 1 → MTSTTEQFADLSATTLLRFATAGSVDDGKSTLVGRLLHDSKSVLTDQLEAVEHASRSRGQETPDLALLTDGLRAEREQGITIDVAYRYFATSRRRFILADTPGHVQYTRNMVTGASTADLALVLVDARNGVVEQTRRHAAVAALLRVPHVVLAVNKMDLVDYAEPVFAAIAEEFTRYATALGVPEITAIPLSALAGDNVVEPSAHMDWYGGPTVLEHLEHVPSGVFPRRSRAEARFPVQYVIRPRTAEHPDYRGYAGQIAAGAFRVGERITVLPSGRTSTIEAIDALGDPVDIAWAPQSVTIRLADDIDISRGDLIAPADDAPPTSQDVEATVCHVADTPLTLGQRVLLKHTTRTVKALVKEIPSRLTLDDLSQHPQPGRLVANAIGRVVVRTAEPLALDAYADSRRTGSFLLIDPADGTTLAAGMAGESFARTGTRAGAGDDAGDEGWDF, encoded by the coding sequence ATGACCAGCACCACCGAACAGTTCGCCGACCTCTCCGCCACCACCCTGCTGCGCTTCGCGACCGCCGGCTCCGTCGACGACGGCAAGTCCACCCTCGTCGGCCGCCTGCTCCACGACTCCAAATCGGTCCTCACCGACCAGCTCGAAGCCGTCGAACACGCCTCCCGCTCCCGCGGCCAGGAAACCCCCGACCTCGCACTGCTCACCGACGGCCTGCGCGCCGAACGCGAGCAGGGCATCACCATCGACGTGGCCTACCGCTACTTCGCCACCAGCCGACGCCGCTTCATCCTCGCCGACACCCCCGGCCACGTGCAGTACACCCGCAACATGGTCACCGGCGCCTCCACCGCCGACCTCGCCCTCGTCCTCGTCGACGCCCGCAACGGCGTCGTCGAACAAACCCGCCGCCACGCCGCCGTCGCCGCACTCCTACGCGTCCCGCACGTCGTCCTCGCCGTCAACAAGATGGACCTCGTCGACTACGCCGAGCCCGTGTTCGCCGCCATCGCCGAGGAGTTCACCCGGTACGCCACCGCGCTCGGCGTCCCCGAGATCACCGCCATCCCCCTCTCCGCGCTCGCCGGCGACAACGTCGTGGAACCCTCCGCGCACATGGACTGGTACGGCGGCCCCACCGTCCTCGAACACCTGGAGCATGTGCCGTCGGGTGTTTTCCCGCGCCGCTCCCGGGCCGAGGCCCGCTTCCCGGTGCAGTACGTGATCCGTCCGCGGACCGCCGAGCACCCCGACTACCGCGGCTACGCCGGGCAGATCGCCGCCGGAGCCTTCCGCGTCGGCGAACGGATCACCGTGCTCCCCTCGGGCCGGACCAGCACCATCGAGGCCATCGACGCCCTCGGCGACCCGGTCGACATCGCCTGGGCACCCCAGTCGGTCACCATCCGGCTCGCCGACGACATCGACATCTCCCGCGGCGACCTCATCGCCCCCGCCGACGACGCCCCGCCCACCAGCCAGGACGTCGAGGCCACCGTCTGCCACGTCGCCGACACACCGCTCACCCTCGGCCAGCGCGTCCTGCTCAAGCACACCACCCGCACGGTCAAGGCCCTCGTCAAGGAGATCCCCTCTCGCCTCACCCTCGACGACCTCTCCCAGCACCCCCAGCCGGGACGGCTCGTCGCCAACGCGATCGGCCGGGTCGTGGTCCGCACCGCCGAACCCCTCGCCCTCGACGCCTACGCCGACTCCCGCCGCACCGGCTCCTTCCTCCTCATCGACCCCGCCGACGGCACCACCCTCGCCGCCGGCATGGCCGGCGAATCCTTCGCCCGTACCGGGACGCGAGCCGGCGCCGGTGACGACGCCGGTGACGAGGGTTGGGACTTCTGA
- a CDS encoding DUF6344 domain-containing protein — protein sequence MATAKVKQFWSAFISVLFALLASVGLTGTATAAQTPSVQQPEEAAAGAAVRAEGTRVPTAAPVQRSHPWNPVRDRSLPPTIKQRIGAEAHGSSPSVRHPRADSSLDTELAELAEPALTAAA from the coding sequence ATGGCCACCGCCAAGGTCAAGCAGTTCTGGTCCGCCTTCATCTCCGTACTCTTCGCCCTGCTCGCCTCCGTCGGCCTGACGGGCACCGCCACCGCCGCCCAGACACCCTCGGTCCAGCAGCCCGAGGAGGCCGCCGCCGGCGCCGCGGTCCGCGCCGAGGGGACGCGCGTCCCGACCGCCGCACCGGTACAGCGGTCGCACCCGTGGAACCCGGTCCGCGACCGGTCGCTGCCGCCCACGATCAAGCAGCGGATCGGCGCCGAGGCGCACGGTTCCTCTCCGTCCGTACGCCACCCGCGCGCCGACTCGTCGCTCGACACCGAGCTCGCCGAGCTCGCCGAGCCGGCGCTCACCGCGGCGGCGTAG
- a CDS encoding DUF5324 family protein, with product MTRMDSVRAATDSARESVQHAADVVAPYAVTARDHAVQYAGTAKDHATLYAHEARVRLGPKVSKAARQARAQAFAQYDCHVAPHVPPQVEEAALRAALETRKAARQAADFTVPRVEHAVAATGPVLDEAGARSVAAWAALRGQVTPKEIRKIVRKHERRATAGRVAKRFAVVGLLAGCAFAAWKWWDRQANPDWLVEPPAPTEVDEKAPLSSVDGSGSPEDEVAAKQAEADTSDEDSPERDERR from the coding sequence GTGACCCGGATGGACAGCGTGCGCGCCGCGACTGATTCGGCCAGGGAAAGCGTGCAGCACGCGGCGGATGTGGTGGCGCCCTATGCCGTCACGGCCAGGGACCACGCCGTGCAGTACGCGGGCACGGCCAAGGACCACGCCACGCTCTACGCGCACGAGGCACGCGTCCGGCTCGGGCCGAAGGTCTCGAAGGCCGCCCGGCAGGCCCGTGCGCAGGCTTTCGCGCAGTACGACTGCCATGTCGCACCGCATGTACCGCCGCAGGTCGAGGAGGCAGCGCTCCGCGCCGCGCTCGAGACCCGCAAGGCCGCCCGGCAGGCGGCCGACTTCACCGTTCCGCGTGTCGAACACGCGGTCGCCGCGACCGGTCCCGTGCTGGATGAGGCCGGTGCGCGCTCCGTCGCCGCCTGGGCGGCGCTGCGCGGTCAGGTGACGCCGAAGGAGATTCGGAAGATCGTGAGGAAGCACGAGCGTCGGGCCACGGCCGGACGCGTCGCCAAGCGGTTCGCGGTCGTCGGCCTGCTGGCCGGTTGCGCGTTCGCCGCCTGGAAGTGGTGGGACAGGCAGGCCAACCCGGACTGGCTGGTCGAACCCCCCGCTCCCACCGAGGTCGACGAGAAGGCTCCCCTGTCGTCCGTCGACGGCAGTGGGTCTCCCGAAGACGAGGTGGCGGCCAAGCAGGCCGAGGCCGATACCTCCGACGAGGACTCTCCCGAGCGCGACGAGCGTCGCTGA
- a CDS encoding peptidylprolyl isomerase, whose product MAEQLYATLKTSQGDIEIRLLPFHAPKTVRNFVELARGEREWTHPATGRVSTEPLYDGTVFHRVIKDFMIQGGDPLGNGTGGPGYEFADEFHPELFFDRPYLLAMANAGPGTNGSQFFITVGATTWLNRKHTIFGEVAGAQSRKVVDAIATAETTPRTERPVQDVVIETVVIETR is encoded by the coding sequence GTGGCCGAGCAGCTTTACGCCACCCTCAAGACCAGCCAGGGCGACATCGAGATCCGGCTGCTGCCGTTCCACGCTCCGAAGACGGTCAGGAACTTCGTCGAGCTGGCCAGGGGCGAGCGCGAGTGGACTCACCCCGCCACCGGCCGGGTGTCCACGGAGCCGCTCTACGACGGCACGGTCTTCCACCGGGTCATCAAGGACTTCATGATCCAGGGCGGCGACCCGTTGGGGAACGGCACGGGCGGCCCCGGCTACGAGTTCGCCGACGAGTTCCACCCCGAGTTGTTCTTCGACCGGCCCTACCTGCTGGCCATGGCCAACGCGGGTCCGGGCACCAACGGCTCGCAGTTCTTCATCACGGTCGGTGCGACGACCTGGCTCAACCGCAAGCACACGATCTTCGGTGAGGTGGCCGGCGCGCAGAGCCGGAAGGTCGTCGACGCGATCGCCACCGCGGAGACCACCCCGCGCACCGAGCGCCCGGTCCAGGACGTGGTGATCGAGACCGTCGTGATCGAGACCCGCTGA
- a CDS encoding rhomboid family intramembrane serine protease: MEPESGLPHCYRHPDVATGIRCTRCEKPICPQCMVSAAVGFQCPDCVRNGSGTGHAADANQPRTLAGGRVASDGRLVTKILIAVNLALFIAVQVAGDRIVDELALIGYAYDPALGEVVGVADGEWYRLLTSTVLQQEIPHFAFNMLGLWIIGGIVEPELGRLRYATLCLLSGLSGSALAYVVSAPNQPSLGASGVVFGLIGAWAVLARRRRYDMRPVVLFVGLSLLLTFTRPGISWEAHIGGLVGGAVVAYGLLHAPRARRDLVQYAACGLVLLVDLGMILVRSATLT; this comes from the coding sequence ATGGAGCCGGAGTCCGGCCTGCCGCATTGCTACCGTCACCCGGACGTCGCGACCGGCATCCGCTGCACGCGGTGCGAGAAGCCGATCTGCCCCCAGTGCATGGTGTCCGCGGCCGTCGGCTTCCAGTGCCCCGACTGCGTCCGGAACGGCTCAGGTACGGGCCACGCGGCCGACGCCAACCAGCCCCGTACTCTCGCGGGCGGCCGGGTCGCGTCCGACGGGCGTCTCGTCACCAAGATCCTCATCGCGGTCAACCTCGCCCTCTTCATCGCCGTCCAGGTCGCCGGGGACCGGATCGTGGACGAGCTGGCGCTGATCGGCTACGCGTACGACCCCGCGCTCGGCGAGGTGGTGGGCGTCGCGGACGGCGAGTGGTACCGGTTGCTGACCTCGACGGTGCTCCAGCAGGAGATCCCGCACTTCGCCTTCAACATGCTGGGCCTGTGGATCATCGGCGGGATCGTCGAGCCCGAACTCGGGCGCCTTCGCTACGCCACGCTCTGCCTGCTGTCCGGACTCTCCGGATCGGCGCTCGCCTATGTGGTGTCCGCCCCGAACCAGCCCTCGCTGGGCGCCTCGGGCGTCGTCTTCGGGCTGATCGGCGCCTGGGCGGTGCTCGCCCGCCGCCGGCGCTACGACATGCGTCCGGTGGTCCTCTTCGTGGGCCTGTCGCTGCTGCTCACCTTCACCCGCCCGGGGATCTCCTGGGAGGCCCACATCGGCGGCCTCGTCGGCGGCGCTGTGGTCGCCTACGGCCTGCTGCACGCACCGCGTGCCCGGCGGGACCTGGTGCAGTACGCGGCCTGTGGACTGGTGCTGCTGGTCGACCTGGGGATGATCCTCGTCCGGTCGGCGACGCTCACCTGA
- the crgA gene encoding cell division protein CrgA, producing the protein MPKSRIRKKADFTPPPAKQTTNIKLTNRSWVAPVMLALFLIGLVWIVVFYVTDGSLPVKSINNWNIVVGFGFIAAGFGVSTQWK; encoded by the coding sequence GTGCCGAAGTCACGGATCCGCAAGAAGGCCGACTTCACGCCTCCGCCCGCCAAGCAGACCACGAACATCAAGCTGACCAACCGCAGCTGGGTGGCGCCGGTGATGCTGGCGCTGTTCCTGATCGGGCTGGTGTGGATCGTGGTCTTCTACGTCACCGACGGCTCGCTGCCGGTGAAGTCCATCAACAACTGGAACATCGTGGTGGGCTTCGGCTTCATCGCGGCCGGATTCGGCGTCTCGACGCAGTGGAAGTAG
- a CDS encoding DUF881 domain-containing protein, with protein sequence MSNSADTPSGPGRPGRWRPVRLLTAAVFALAGLIFVTSFNTAKGTNLRTDASLLRFSDLIEERSHKNAGLDESTAVLRAEVDALADRDNGSTEAEDARLHALEEAAGTTETSGPGLTVTLDDAPPNAQAAPGYPEPQANDLVIHQQDLQAVVNALWQGGAEGIKVMDQRLISTSAVRCVGNTLILQGRVYSPPYKITAVGDRDALRRALSDSPAIQNYQLYVKAYGLGWKVDEHKAVTLPGYSGTVDLHYAQPVG encoded by the coding sequence TTGAGCAATTCCGCCGACACTCCCTCCGGGCCCGGCCGACCTGGACGATGGCGGCCGGTCCGGCTGCTGACCGCTGCCGTTTTCGCCCTCGCCGGGCTGATCTTCGTCACCAGCTTCAACACCGCCAAGGGCACCAATCTGCGCACCGACGCCTCGCTCCTGCGGTTCTCCGACCTCATCGAGGAGCGCAGCCACAAGAACGCCGGTCTGGACGAGTCCACCGCCGTCCTGCGCGCGGAGGTCGACGCCCTGGCCGACCGGGACAACGGCTCCACCGAAGCCGAGGACGCGCGACTGCACGCCCTGGAGGAGGCCGCGGGGACCACCGAGACCTCCGGCCCCGGACTCACGGTCACCCTCGACGACGCCCCGCCCAACGCACAGGCCGCCCCCGGCTACCCCGAACCCCAGGCCAACGACCTCGTCATCCACCAGCAGGACCTCCAGGCGGTCGTCAACGCCCTCTGGCAGGGCGGCGCCGAGGGCATCAAGGTCATGGACCAGCGGCTCATCTCGACCAGCGCCGTGCGCTGCGTCGGCAACACCCTGATCCTCCAGGGCCGCGTCTACTCCCCGCCGTACAAGATCACCGCGGTGGGGGACCGGGACGCGCTGCGCCGGGCGCTGTCCGACTCCCCGGCGATCCAGAACTACCAGCTGTACGTGAAGGCGTACGGGCTCGGCTGGAAGGTCGACGAGCACAAGGCGGTGACTCTTCCCGGCTATTCGGGCACAGTGGATCTCCACTACGCGCAGCCGGTGGGCTAG
- a CDS encoding class E sortase has translation MSVRLIVRTFSELCVTLGTLIVLFVVHLLFWTGVEADGASAGQLRTLRNAWETRPRPDPSSTAAPAAPRPYAPGEGLAVMYVPRLGGDWEWPVLEGTATGTLKKGLGHYTGGARLGETGNFAVAGHRRTYGDPFRDFPRLRPGDAVVLTDGTTWYTYRVARAPYRTVPTDTGVIAPVPAPLRTDAAVFDGPGRYLTLTTCDPEWGSSHRLVVWAHLDATQPVTRGRPPSLGG, from the coding sequence GTGTCGGTGCGACTGATCGTCAGGACGTTCAGCGAACTCTGCGTCACCCTCGGAACCCTGATCGTCCTCTTCGTCGTCCACCTCCTGTTCTGGACCGGTGTCGAGGCCGACGGCGCCAGCGCCGGGCAGCTCCGCACCCTCCGGAACGCCTGGGAGACCCGACCCCGGCCGGACCCCTCCTCGACGGCCGCCCCGGCCGCTCCCCGCCCCTACGCCCCCGGTGAGGGCCTCGCCGTCATGTACGTCCCCCGCCTCGGCGGGGACTGGGAGTGGCCCGTCCTCGAGGGCACCGCGACCGGCACCCTGAAGAAGGGCCTCGGCCACTACACCGGCGGTGCGCGGCTCGGCGAGACCGGCAACTTCGCCGTGGCCGGCCACCGCCGCACGTACGGAGATCCGTTCAGGGACTTCCCCCGGCTGCGGCCCGGTGACGCCGTCGTCCTCACCGACGGCACCACCTGGTACACCTACCGTGTCGCCCGCGCCCCGTACCGGACCGTGCCCACGGACACCGGGGTGATCGCCCCGGTCCCGGCGCCGCTGCGCACCGACGCGGCCGTCTTCGACGGACCGGGGCGCTACCTCACCCTCACCACCTGCGACCCGGAGTGGGGCAGCAGCCACCGGCTGGTCGTCTGGGCGCACCTGGACGCCACCCAGCCCGTGACACGGGGCAGGCCGCCGTCTTTGGGCGGCTGA